The following proteins are co-located in the uncultured Draconibacterium sp. genome:
- a CDS encoding sugar transferase, with amino-acid sequence MNKTRQVAKYVILDFLAAAIAWAAFFVYRKKVIEPQFFGGWKVPFEFTTQFYLGLIIIPSFWILTYYITGFYKNIYRRSRLLELGQTFSTSLAGVVAIFFAFLLDDWIGSYKNYYQLFFTLLTLHFVITYSFRLILTTRTIHKIHKRKIGFNTLIIGSNEKAFKMYNEMSNQHRPAGNKFVGFIGLDNNDDAILSSHLTKLGGIKDIALVLEQQEIEEVILALETKEHEKLSEILTIIENRQVTIWGIPDLYDLLSGMTKTNTIFGSPLIKISNGLMPGWQENTKRLLDVLFSLFAILLFLPVFIVLAIIIKTTSKGPVFYKQERIGRFGKPFNIYKLRSMVSGAENGTPALSSEEDTRITRIGKFLRKTHLDEIPQFYNVITGSMSLVGPRPEREYYIKQIVKRAPHYTHLHKLRPGITSWGQVKYGYASNVDEMLERLTYDMMYLKNISLYIDFKILIYTVMVSVKGNGK; translated from the coding sequence ATGAATAAAACGAGGCAGGTTGCTAAATACGTTATTCTCGATTTTCTTGCTGCAGCAATTGCCTGGGCCGCTTTTTTTGTATACCGCAAAAAAGTAATCGAACCGCAGTTTTTTGGGGGTTGGAAAGTGCCCTTCGAGTTTACAACTCAATTTTATCTGGGGCTGATTATTATTCCCTCATTTTGGATACTCACCTATTACATTACCGGTTTTTATAAAAATATTTACCGCCGTTCGCGTCTGCTCGAATTGGGGCAAACTTTTTCGACATCGCTTGCAGGTGTTGTTGCCATATTTTTTGCCTTTCTACTCGACGACTGGATTGGGTCTTACAAAAACTACTACCAGTTATTTTTTACCTTGTTAACGCTTCATTTTGTTATTACATACAGTTTTAGGTTAATTCTTACCACCCGAACTATCCATAAAATTCACAAGCGAAAAATTGGTTTTAATACCCTGATTATCGGGAGTAACGAGAAAGCGTTTAAAATGTACAACGAAATGTCGAACCAGCACCGCCCTGCCGGAAATAAGTTTGTTGGTTTTATTGGATTAGACAACAACGATGATGCAATTTTAAGTTCGCATTTAACAAAGCTGGGTGGAATTAAAGACATAGCCCTGGTATTGGAACAACAGGAAATAGAAGAGGTAATATTAGCGCTTGAAACCAAAGAACACGAAAAACTGAGCGAAATTCTTACAATAATTGAGAACCGGCAGGTAACCATTTGGGGCATTCCCGATTTGTATGATTTACTGTCGGGGATGACAAAAACCAATACCATTTTTGGAAGTCCGCTCATAAAAATCAGCAATGGTTTAATGCCGGGTTGGCAGGAAAATACAAAACGCTTGCTCGATGTTCTTTTTTCGTTATTTGCAATCCTGCTGTTTTTACCTGTTTTTATTGTGCTTGCAATCATTATCAAAACAACATCAAAAGGGCCGGTTTTTTACAAACAGGAACGAATTGGCCGGTTTGGCAAGCCATTTAATATTTACAAACTTAGAAGCATGGTATCGGGTGCCGAAAACGGAACTCCTGCCCTTTCTTCGGAAGAAGATACACGGATCACACGTATTGGAAAGTTTTTGCGCAAAACCCACCTCGATGAAATTCCGCAGTTTTACAATGTAATTACCGGAAGCATGTCGTTGGTTGGGCCACGTCCCGAGCGCGAGTATTACATCAAACAAATTGTAAAACGGGCTCCGCATTATACTCACCTTCATAAATTACGCCCGGGCATTACATCATGGGGACAGGTAAAATACGGTTACGCTTCGAATGTTGACGAAATGCTTGAACGACTAACTTACGACATGATGTACCTAAAAAACATATCGCTGTACATCGATTTTAAAATTCTTATTTACACCGTAATGGTTAGTGTAAAAGGCAACGGCAAATAA
- a CDS encoding antibiotic biosynthesis monooxygenase — translation MIANTPEPPYYAVIFTSVRTEGDQGYSVMSEKMLELASKQDGFLGAESARNELGITVSYWKSLEAIKLWKMNFKHIEAQQTGIKTWYKRYKVRVAKVERDYGFNL, via the coding sequence ATGATAGCGAACACACCAGAACCTCCCTATTATGCCGTAATTTTTACTTCCGTTAGAACGGAAGGTGACCAGGGATATTCAGTGATGTCAGAAAAAATGTTGGAATTAGCCAGTAAACAAGATGGTTTTCTCGGAGCTGAATCGGCACGAAATGAGCTGGGAATAACAGTCTCGTACTGGAAAAGCCTGGAAGCCATTAAATTGTGGAAGATGAACTTTAAACACATTGAAGCACAACAAACCGGGATAAAAACGTGGTACAAAAGGTATAAAGTTCGTGTTGCAAAAGTGGAGCGCGATTACGGTTTTAATCTGTAA
- the thpR gene encoding RNA 2',3'-cyclic phosphodiesterase gives MQSQIRTFVAIKIHPDEKLLRQIRTFKHVFDGERINWVPEDQFHLTLRFIGNTTREQLYELVDRFEILMDEYKSFELQITGAGYFNSKGQPRVLFVKIADSVALQKLAASIESNVTAVGFQQELKAFRPHLTLGRIKHLKNKNRFILHLDDLEETEYQKVNVTSFILYQSILRAEGPIYKTIKIFELK, from the coding sequence ATGCAAAGTCAGATCAGAACTTTTGTGGCCATTAAAATTCATCCGGATGAAAAGCTGCTCCGTCAAATCCGGACATTTAAACATGTTTTCGATGGCGAACGAATAAACTGGGTTCCAGAAGATCAGTTTCATCTTACTTTACGGTTTATTGGAAATACTACTCGCGAACAGTTGTATGAGTTGGTTGATCGCTTTGAAATCCTTATGGATGAATACAAATCCTTTGAGTTGCAAATTACAGGTGCAGGTTACTTTAATAGTAAAGGGCAGCCTCGTGTTTTATTCGTCAAAATTGCAGATTCTGTAGCTCTGCAAAAGTTGGCTGCAAGTATCGAATCGAATGTTACCGCAGTTGGCTTTCAGCAGGAATTGAAAGCTTTTCGGCCTCATTTAACACTGGGACGAATTAAACATTTAAAGAACAAAAACCGTTTTATTTTGCATCTCGATGATTTGGAAGAGACAGAATATCAAAAAGTAAATGTTACTTCCTTTATTTTGTATCAAAGCATTTTAAGGGCTGAAGGTCCGATTTATAAAACGATTAAAATTTTTGAATTGAAATGA
- a CDS encoding DUF4294 domain-containing protein produces MKTGFVILLFFMICVISEAQERDTTGINMGYVENGDTIIFKNVKEVIVFPQREFKNQRQYRRYTRYILKVKKVYPVAVEARELLAKYEPEYYALESEKERRKMMKQLEKELLDKHMDEMKKWSISDGRILLKLINRETERTPYSLIKDFRGGVSATFWQGIARLFKNNLKDGYEPEEEDKVLEEIVTLIELGYL; encoded by the coding sequence GTGAAGACAGGATTTGTTATACTGCTTTTTTTTATGATTTGTGTCATTTCTGAAGCTCAGGAACGAGATACAACCGGTATAAATATGGGCTATGTTGAAAACGGAGATACCATTATATTTAAGAATGTAAAGGAAGTAATTGTTTTTCCGCAGCGCGAATTTAAAAATCAGCGTCAATACCGGCGTTACACCCGATATATTCTGAAAGTGAAAAAGGTGTACCCTGTTGCGGTTGAAGCACGCGAGTTATTAGCGAAATACGAACCTGAATATTATGCTCTCGAAAGTGAAAAGGAACGGCGAAAAATGATGAAACAGCTTGAAAAGGAATTACTCGACAAGCACATGGACGAGATGAAAAAGTGGTCGATTTCGGATGGGCGTATCCTTTTAAAACTGATAAACCGGGAAACAGAACGTACTCCATACAGTTTAATAAAGGATTTTCGGGGAGGAGTTAGTGCCACTTTCTGGCAGGGAATAGCACGGCTGTTTAAAAATAACCTGAAGGATGGTTATGAACCCGAAGAAGAAGACAAAGTTTTGGAAGAAATAGTCACCTTAATTGAGTTGGGATATTTGTAA
- a CDS encoding arginine deiminase family protein has protein sequence MKTAVHSEIGKLEGVLIHPPGSEVENMTPENAERALYSDILNLSIASKEYAQFAGVLKKVSSVFEVKTLLTDILKNDEVKSNLLKEICMTEYLDSCYQLLDAAPADLANLLIEGVVLEKTNLTNYLSNERFLLRPLHNLFFTRDSAMAMNEHMLIGKMANPVRERESVIMEAIYKYHPALETQTLNPGKPKEGILVNRRSKIEGGDFQVARDDIFVIGTGVRTSTQGIDFIIENIKQLKKEKQHIIVQELPDTPESFIHLDMVFTFLNTDSCMVYSPVIFGMSRFKTIHLEIENGKVTTIEEMPNIPKALKKLGMDLEPIYCGGNKDPWTQEREQWHSGANFFAFAPGKIIGYQRNVHTIEELHHNGFEVLAATDVISGKVSPEEYKKCVITIAGSELARGGGGARCMTQPFRRAKVDW, from the coding sequence ATGAAGACAGCAGTTCATTCGGAAATAGGAAAACTGGAAGGAGTACTTATTCATCCTCCCGGTTCGGAAGTGGAAAATATGACGCCCGAAAATGCAGAGCGTGCTTTGTATAGCGATATTTTAAATCTGTCGATTGCATCAAAAGAATATGCACAGTTTGCTGGTGTACTAAAAAAAGTTTCGTCGGTTTTTGAGGTAAAAACCTTACTTACCGATATTCTGAAAAACGACGAGGTAAAGTCAAATTTATTAAAAGAAATTTGCATGACCGAGTACCTCGATTCGTGTTACCAGTTACTGGATGCAGCACCGGCCGACTTAGCAAATTTATTGATTGAAGGCGTGGTTTTGGAAAAAACAAACTTAACCAACTACCTTAGTAACGAGCGTTTTTTGCTTCGCCCTTTACACAACCTGTTTTTTACCCGCGATTCGGCGATGGCAATGAATGAACACATGCTGATAGGTAAAATGGCCAATCCGGTGCGCGAACGCGAATCGGTAATTATGGAAGCCATTTACAAGTACCATCCTGCGTTGGAAACTCAAACTTTAAATCCGGGGAAACCCAAAGAAGGAATACTCGTAAACCGACGATCGAAAATTGAAGGTGGCGATTTTCAGGTAGCCCGGGATGATATTTTTGTTATTGGAACCGGAGTACGAACCAGCACGCAGGGAATCGATTTTATAATTGAAAACATTAAACAGCTGAAAAAAGAAAAACAGCACATTATTGTTCAGGAATTGCCCGACACTCCGGAATCGTTTATTCATCTCGACATGGTATTTACCTTTTTAAACACCGATTCGTGTATGGTATATTCGCCCGTAATTTTTGGGATGAGCCGCTTTAAAACCATTCATTTGGAAATAGAAAACGGCAAAGTTACCACCATTGAAGAGATGCCAAATATTCCAAAAGCGCTAAAAAAACTTGGAATGGATCTGGAACCCATTTATTGTGGAGGGAACAAGGATCCGTGGACACAGGAACGTGAGCAGTGGCACAGTGGCGCCAACTTTTTTGCATTTGCTCCGGGAAAAATAATTGGCTATCAACGCAATGTACACACCATTGAAGAGTTGCACCACAATGGTTTCGAGGTGCTGGCAGCCACCGATGTCATTTCAGGAAAAGTATCGCCCGAAGAGTATAAAAAATGTGTAATTACCATTGCAGGATCAGAGCTGGCGCGCGGTGGTGGTGGTGCCCGTTGTATGACACAACCGTTTAGAAGAGCAAAAGTAGACTGGTAA
- a CDS encoding RNA methyltransferase, with protein sequence MRKLKNKELNRLSVDEYKSTDKTPVIVVLDNIRSCNNIGSVFRTSDALLIEKIYLCGITATPPNNEIRKTALDAEKSVDWEYFENTEDVVKKLQNEGCKVYAIEQVENSISLPDYQPQAGEKPALVFGNEVKGVKQSVVDLCDGSIEIPQFGTKHSFNISVSAGIVLWDIFQKVTYE encoded by the coding sequence ATGCGGAAACTAAAAAATAAAGAGTTAAATCGTCTTAGTGTTGACGAATACAAAAGCACTGACAAAACACCTGTTATTGTTGTTTTGGACAACATTAGAAGCTGCAACAATATTGGTTCTGTATTTCGTACTTCGGATGCTTTACTTATCGAAAAAATATATTTGTGTGGAATTACAGCCACTCCGCCAAACAACGAAATCAGAAAGACTGCTTTGGATGCCGAGAAATCGGTGGATTGGGAGTACTTTGAAAATACCGAAGACGTGGTAAAAAAACTACAAAACGAAGGATGCAAAGTATATGCAATCGAGCAGGTTGAAAACAGTATTTCGCTGCCTGACTATCAACCGCAAGCAGGCGAAAAACCTGCCTTGGTTTTTGGCAACGAAGTAAAAGGCGTAAAACAATCGGTGGTTGACCTTTGCGACGGAAGTATTGAAATTCCGCAATTTGGAACCAAACATTCTTTTAATATTTCGGTAAGTGCCGGCATTGTTTTGTGGGACATTTTTCAGAAAGTTACATATGAATGA
- a CDS encoding DUF2851 family protein codes for MNTPKNMPEEFLQYIWENRHFYTEKLKTTDKQPLEILNPGKRNSDSGPDFFNAKIKIDNTIWAGNIEIHKKASDWQKHNHTTNKAYDSVILHVVETDDLEISRTNGELIPTLILKYPDFLKTNYEQLLNAQTWIACQNQFHKVNPVLLQLGFNRLMIERLENKTEEITARLQYNNNDWNETFYQMLARMFGFKVNAIPFELLAKSLPMQILLKHKNNLFQLEALLFGNSGLLNNQLLGDEYYLKLREEYSFLYKKYKLKAIESHLWKFMRLRPVNFPPIRISQLAHLIQNSHALFSKIIELETLHEIKDLFRVKASAYWNNHYNFNKLSTLEEVKELGETSSNLLIINIVIPFLFVYGEKQNKNYLKNRALDFLEQLPSETNSIIKKWHDMGIQARSAFESQALLQLKNCYCEPKKCLNCHIGVKLVSAP; via the coding sequence ATGAATACTCCCAAAAATATGCCCGAAGAATTTTTACAATACATTTGGGAAAACCGTCACTTTTATACAGAAAAACTCAAAACAACAGATAAGCAGCCGCTGGAAATTTTAAATCCGGGAAAACGCAACAGCGATTCGGGACCAGACTTTTTTAATGCAAAAATTAAAATCGACAACACCATTTGGGCCGGCAACATCGAAATTCATAAAAAAGCATCCGACTGGCAAAAACACAATCATACCACCAACAAAGCCTACGATTCGGTTATTTTACATGTGGTTGAAACCGACGACCTTGAAATTTCAAGAACCAACGGAGAGCTTATTCCAACGCTTATACTTAAATATCCCGATTTTCTGAAAACAAACTACGAACAGCTGCTAAATGCGCAAACCTGGATCGCTTGTCAGAATCAGTTTCACAAAGTAAATCCGGTGCTGTTGCAATTGGGATTTAACCGATTAATGATTGAACGGCTCGAAAACAAAACAGAAGAAATAACAGCCCGTTTGCAATACAATAACAACGACTGGAACGAAACTTTTTACCAAATGCTGGCTCGTATGTTTGGATTTAAAGTAAATGCTATTCCGTTTGAATTGTTGGCAAAATCGCTCCCAATGCAGATTCTGTTAAAACACAAAAACAATTTATTCCAGCTGGAAGCGCTGTTGTTTGGTAATTCGGGTTTACTTAACAATCAACTTTTAGGAGATGAGTACTACTTAAAATTGCGCGAGGAATATTCTTTTCTGTACAAAAAATACAAGTTAAAGGCGATAGAAAGTCACTTGTGGAAATTTATGCGCCTGCGTCCGGTAAACTTTCCCCCAATCCGGATTTCTCAGTTGGCTCATTTAATTCAAAATTCACATGCTCTTTTTTCAAAAATAATAGAACTCGAAACACTTCATGAAATTAAAGATTTATTTAGAGTAAAGGCATCGGCATACTGGAACAACCATTACAATTTTAACAAACTTTCGACACTAGAAGAGGTAAAAGAATTGGGCGAAACCTCTTCTAATCTGTTAATCATCAATATAGTTATCCCCTTCTTATTTGTTTATGGCGAAAAACAAAACAAAAACTACCTTAAAAACCGGGCTCTCGACTTTTTAGAACAACTTCCTTCAGAAACTAATTCGATTATAAAAAAATGGCACGACATGGGCATTCAGGCGCGCTCTGCATTTGAATCGCAAGCTTTACTTCAATTAAAAAACTGCTACTGCGAACCAAAAAAATGCTTAAATTGCCACATAGGAGTAAAACTGGTTTCTGCTCCTTAA
- a CDS encoding potassium channel protein: protein MSITSQQYNKFQEVSSNTLKVGIALLVSILTFGTAGYYYIEDLSLLQSLYMTVITISTVGFKHVGHEPTELGMIFTIVLIIVSLGSLAYVGSNMARFVFDGELANYIKTYRVDKRIAKLKDHVIIVGYGRNGEQAAMELEENGVPFVILDKRENVISRIRDNEKLLYIRGDATHEETLEQARIHEARALIATTPNDADNVFVVLTARSMNPGLTVISRASELESQMKLKRAGATNVIMPERIGGQRMAKLVHQPDVVEFIEYIILQKTQDVSLEEVSCKNLAQRFVGKSISDLKVREYTGANIIGIKISGARYVFNPDPQMILSRNDQLFVLGNPQQIKKLHEIMQAEA, encoded by the coding sequence ATGAGTATAACTAGCCAGCAGTATAATAAATTTCAGGAAGTTTCGAGCAACACCTTAAAAGTAGGTATTGCACTACTGGTTTCAATTTTAACCTTTGGAACAGCCGGCTATTATTACATTGAAGATTTAAGTTTGTTGCAAAGCCTATACATGACGGTAATTACCATTTCCACTGTTGGGTTTAAACATGTGGGGCACGAACCAACAGAACTTGGAATGATTTTTACCATTGTTCTGATTATTGTAAGTTTGGGTAGTTTGGCATATGTAGGCTCAAACATGGCAAGATTTGTATTCGACGGGGAATTAGCTAACTATATTAAAACGTACAGAGTGGACAAAAGAATTGCAAAATTAAAAGACCACGTTATTATTGTGGGCTATGGACGAAATGGCGAGCAGGCAGCCATGGAACTGGAAGAAAACGGAGTACCATTTGTGATTCTCGATAAACGTGAAAATGTGATCTCGAGAATACGCGACAACGAAAAGCTACTCTACATCAGAGGAGATGCAACCCACGAAGAAACGCTTGAGCAGGCTCGTATTCACGAGGCACGAGCATTGATTGCAACCACTCCGAACGATGCCGACAATGTGTTTGTTGTGCTCACTGCCCGAAGTATGAATCCGGGTTTAACGGTTATTAGTCGAGCCTCGGAACTTGAAAGCCAGATGAAATTAAAACGGGCAGGTGCAACCAATGTAATTATGCCCGAACGTATTGGCGGACAACGTATGGCAAAACTGGTTCACCAACCCGATGTTGTCGAATTCATTGAATACATCATACTGCAAAAAACACAGGATGTGAGTCTTGAAGAAGTTTCATGTAAAAACCTGGCTCAGCGTTTTGTTGGAAAATCTATTTCCGATCTAAAAGTTCGTGAATATACAGGTGCAAATATTATTGGAATAAAAATAAGCGGTGCACGTTATGTTTTCAATCCCGATCCGCAAATGATTCTATCGCGAAATGATCAACTCTTTGTTTTAGGAAATCCACAGCAAATTAAAAAACTTCATGAAATTATGCAGGCCGAAGCGTAA
- a CDS encoding HAMP domain-containing sensor histidine kinase — protein sequence MHKIKFEYRITVIYLLVGGGWIIFSDKFVQSLTSNNAVLTELQTYKGWFYVCVTAILLFFMVKKHLLKIRKAEQEAIKSNELKSAFLQNISHEIRTPMNSIIGFSDLLQFEDLSQKNRQEYTTNIINSSNQLLSIVDELMDISLIETGNMKVYESRFNLNQFLDEIVASFHLTLKKEIEFSIEKGLSDELSTIKTDEHKLRQVIQNLLTNSNKYTETGKIILTYSVSNEEIKFCIRDTGIGIPHELKELVFERFRQINESNKKLNDGVGLGLAICKGHIELLNGKIWLESEAGKGTSFYFTIPLKRT from the coding sequence ATGCATAAGATAAAATTTGAATATCGGATTACAGTTATTTATTTACTGGTTGGCGGAGGCTGGATTATATTCTCTGACAAGTTTGTTCAATCTCTTACCAGCAATAATGCCGTGCTTACTGAATTGCAAACTTACAAAGGTTGGTTTTATGTATGCGTAACTGCAATTCTCCTTTTTTTTATGGTAAAAAAACACCTGCTAAAAATTCGAAAAGCGGAACAGGAAGCCATAAAAAGCAACGAACTCAAAAGTGCCTTCCTGCAAAATATTTCGCACGAAATTCGAACACCAATGAATAGCATTATTGGTTTTTCTGACCTATTACAATTTGAAGATCTTTCGCAGAAAAACAGGCAGGAATACACCACAAATATCATTAACAGCTCAAACCAGCTACTCTCGATTGTAGATGAATTAATGGATATTTCCTTAATTGAAACAGGAAACATGAAGGTGTATGAAAGCCGTTTTAATCTCAATCAGTTTTTAGATGAAATTGTGGCTTCGTTCCATCTTACTCTGAAAAAAGAAATTGAATTTTCGATTGAGAAAGGACTCTCCGACGAACTAAGTACAATAAAAACCGACGAACACAAACTGCGGCAAGTTATTCAGAACCTATTGACCAATTCGAACAAATACACCGAAACCGGAAAAATAATCCTGACTTATTCTGTTAGTAACGAAGAAATTAAGTTTTGTATACGCGACACCGGCATCGGAATTCCACACGAACTAAAAGAGCTTGTATTTGAGCGTTTTCGTCAGATAAACGAATCGAATAAAAAACTAAACGACGGAGTTGGTTTAGGACTTGCGATTTGTAAAGGGCATATTGAATTACTAAATGGCAAAATCTGGCTCGAATCAGAAGCTGGAAAAGGCACTTCATTCTATTTTACAATTCCGCTTAAACGCACTTAA
- a CDS encoding OmpA family protein has translation MKHIRLAVFSLIVIVLSGCGSAKNGRDALLSQDIGEYYKAIEKYKKARKKEKDREKRIEYAYNIAECYRAIGQYDYAAQNYKFAIRLGYPEPEALLHYANMLRITQKFEEATETYRTYLDSVPGDARALDGIEAMRKTQEWVANPTRHIINPIKELNKSGSDFAPVFVGGRDNEIIFTSSRKASTGKKESMITGQTYTDLFRANFSVQRQKWEEPKLLDENLIINTGDEEGAATLNSTGEQMIFTRCRYDKAQPMGAELYSTSQSRGSWSDPIKLQVLGDSLTAAHPALSPDGEYLYFVSDKIGGQGGKDIWRAKSEGGTYGKAVNLGAVVNTDGDEMFPFVRDNGELYFASNGHVGQGGFDIFKAVEDENGVWTIENMGSPMNSSADDFGIAFVDGENKGMFSSNRKGSRGDDIYSFVVPPKIYQVEGEIFNKENNSKLDGTTVRIIGTDGTNLKMRAGNGQFKMKLKPETEYIFAAYKDGFLRDKATANTIGLDDSKDFRFEMYLTPTDAPIKVDNINYEFGSWELLESSKVALDTLIQILVFNPTITIELMAHTDHVGSDQFNFDLSQKRAQSVVDYLIEKGINPDRLVAKGYGETWPKTVTRKMAKEYDFLKRNDELTEEFIMALPKEQQDIAQSLNRRTEFRVLSTDFIEKFDAEPEK, from the coding sequence ATGAAGCACATCAGACTAGCTGTTTTTTCTTTGATTGTTATTGTTTTAAGTGGCTGCGGTTCAGCTAAGAACGGTCGCGATGCGCTGTTGTCGCAAGATATTGGTGAATACTACAAAGCCATCGAGAAATATAAAAAAGCGCGCAAGAAGGAAAAAGATCGTGAAAAACGTATCGAATATGCATATAATATTGCCGAATGTTACAGAGCAATCGGGCAATACGATTATGCAGCACAAAACTACAAATTTGCAATTCGCCTAGGTTATCCCGAGCCCGAAGCATTACTACATTATGCAAATATGCTTCGTATCACTCAAAAATTTGAGGAAGCCACCGAAACGTATCGAACTTATCTTGATTCTGTTCCCGGCGATGCCAGAGCCCTGGATGGAATAGAAGCCATGCGTAAAACGCAGGAGTGGGTGGCTAATCCAACCCGGCACATCATTAATCCGATAAAAGAACTTAACAAGTCGGGAAGTGATTTTGCCCCTGTTTTTGTCGGAGGACGCGATAATGAAATCATTTTTACCTCGTCGCGAAAAGCGTCAACCGGTAAAAAGGAAAGCATGATTACCGGCCAGACTTATACCGATCTTTTTCGGGCCAACTTTAGCGTGCAACGACAGAAATGGGAAGAACCAAAATTGCTTGATGAAAATCTGATTATAAATACCGGAGATGAGGAAGGTGCAGCAACTTTAAATTCCACTGGAGAACAAATGATTTTTACCCGTTGCCGTTACGACAAAGCACAACCAATGGGTGCCGAATTGTACTCCACCTCACAATCGCGTGGATCGTGGTCTGATCCTATAAAATTGCAAGTACTGGGCGATAGTTTAACCGCCGCTCATCCTGCTTTAAGTCCCGATGGGGAGTACCTGTATTTTGTGTCGGATAAAATTGGTGGCCAGGGCGGAAAAGACATTTGGCGTGCCAAATCAGAAGGCGGGACATATGGGAAAGCTGTAAACCTGGGGGCGGTTGTAAATACCGATGGAGATGAAATGTTCCCGTTTGTTCGAGATAACGGTGAACTCTATTTCGCATCGAACGGACACGTTGGACAAGGTGGTTTCGATATTTTTAAAGCCGTGGAAGATGAAAATGGAGTTTGGACGATTGAAAATATGGGGTCGCCAATGAACTCGTCGGCTGATGATTTTGGAATTGCCTTTGTGGATGGCGAAAACAAAGGGATGTTTAGCTCGAACCGAAAGGGTTCGCGTGGCGACGACATTTATTCTTTTGTGGTGCCTCCCAAAATTTACCAGGTGGAAGGTGAGATTTTTAATAAGGAAAACAATTCGAAACTTGACGGGACAACCGTTCGCATTATCGGAACCGATGGAACAAATCTGAAAATGAGAGCAGGAAACGGTCAGTTTAAAATGAAGTTGAAACCCGAAACGGAATATATTTTTGCAGCTTACAAAGATGGTTTTTTACGCGATAAAGCAACCGCGAATACCATCGGTTTGGATGATAGTAAGGATTTTAGGTTCGAAATGTATTTAACTCCAACCGATGCACCTATAAAAGTTGACAACATTAATTATGAATTTGGTAGCTGGGAACTGCTGGAAAGTTCGAAAGTGGCACTCGATACCTTGATTCAGATATTGGTATTTAATCCCACCATTACAATTGAGTTAATGGCTCATACCGACCACGTGGGCAGCGATCAGTTTAACTTTGATTTGTCGCAAAAACGTGCACAAAGTGTTGTTGACTATTTAATTGAAAAAGGAATAAATCCCGACCGCCTTGTGGCAAAAGGATATGGCGAAACCTGGCCAAAAACCGTAACACGTAAAATGGCAAAGGAGTACGACTTTTTGAAACGTAACGATGAACTTACCGAAGAGTTTATAATGGCCTTGCCAAAAGAGCAGCAGGATATTGCACAAAGTTTAAATCGTCGTACTGAATTCCGTGTGCTTTCAACCGATTTTATCGAGAAATTTGACGCCGAGCCGGAGAAGTAA